In Anomaloglossus baeobatrachus isolate aAnoBae1 chromosome 3, aAnoBae1.hap1, whole genome shotgun sequence, one genomic interval encodes:
- the MSGN1 gene encoding mesogenin-1, with product METIHQPTIKMEEEYVLCSDSDPESAYLSTSWNWKQNTENYSLSQTPSPQSLSPAASYKSQFSGCSRPSSLEEIPYSEDMVTYRLLPYPSVCQNDMEEDNGRPNDKRRHHNPNASMNAQRRRKASEREKMRMRAIAEALHTLRRNLPAVYSQGRQPLTKIQTLKCTISYIEELTNLLNTTKGT from the coding sequence ATGGAGACTATCCACCAGCCTACTATAAAAATGGAGGAGGAATACGTGTTATGTTCGGATTCTGACCCGGAATCGGCTTATTTATCCACATCTTGGAACTGGAAACAAAATACGGAGAACTATTCCTTAAGTCAAACTCCATCTCCTCAAAGTTTATCTCCTGCAGCCTCTTACAAGTCACAATTCTCTGGTTGTTCACGTCCATCAAGCCTGGAGGAGATACCATATAGTGAAGACATGGTGACGTACAGGTTGTTGCCATACCCTTCTGTCTGCCAGAACGATATGGAAGAGGACAATGGTCGACCCAATGACAAACGTCGACACCATAATCCCAATGCTTCCATGAATGCTCAACGCAGGAGAAAGgcaagtgagagagagaagatgaggATGAGGGCCATAGCTGAAGCCCTTCACACCCTGAGAAGGAATTTACCAGCAGTCTACAGTCAAGGTAGACAACCTCTTACTAAGATCCAGACATTGAAATGCACAATTTCCTACATTGAGGAACTTACCAATCTTCTCAACACCACAAAAGGAACATAA